A stretch of Henckelia pumila isolate YLH828 chromosome 4, ASM3356847v2, whole genome shotgun sequence DNA encodes these proteins:
- the LOC140862679 gene encoding uncharacterized protein, producing the protein MDEKGVSNSRKVTSDEQNDGLYPMFLGVCCAFLALKLSPESDVRNKMLVCSAHLFGLFAWKARREEPESEPRTLKLMRKLENAQREIEQLKKIRSEDARANEKVVSIVSAREQSWLNEKKRLGLRIGALMNDLRVLVSNKNKSISVLNAKLEENEALLRLRDESIEEKEKKRVEIEEKLEKASNLVEELKECVYLEARRHSSEVSKHKTAFMELVSNQRHLESEMGRALRQVEAVKQELDLALEQKEQSILMTQRLSVELGKMSKDSEQKDRVLSATLRKSRFDIAEKHVLLKELKSLKTKKNQGELEAKRSKAFSESKDKLYPSCISNGLEIVSLVSDPYSTDGPVETQVFSDVENLENLVNSEAVKYKLAIEQRHHLEVEAFVDQLRLKDEKLETLHRCLLSMELESKRFQAHIEGLNHDIEQLRQHNIKLEGVPLDRKAELHEPEEHIVLQFNPPNRKKPSVNTSPNEATIAHDAVWTKVKVFRRKPEQKRQEMEAIGDEISQEVGNPKANDIVLALQPGLVRLHQERFETQDVASSETSTSVIHEVSKKINPKIDIHALGISYKIKRLKQQLLMLERLTGKQENSENSDKNVHFGVEGFYTLLSHLNKQVDRYQSLSGKIDHLCKRMHENNQSSNRGVAKTEEETKRLELFLEETFQLQRYIVATGQKLMELQAKLAPGFVGEVEAIEQLVKFDMKRFAESIRTLFREVQRGLEVQISRMIGDLEGTLAFDGIIHLKR; encoded by the exons ATGGATGAAAAGGGTGTCTCAAATTCCCGTAAAGTTACATCCGACGAGCAAAATGATGGCTTGTATCCGATGTTTCTGGGCGTTTGTTGTGCTTTTCTTGCCTTAAAACTCTCGCCGGAGTCTGATGTAAGAAATAAGATGCTTGTATGCAGTGCCCATCTTTTTGGATTGTTTGCTTGGAAAGCCCGAAGGGAGGAACCCGAATCCGAACCCCGAACACTGAAGCTTATGCGGAAGCTCGAGAATGCACAAAGGGAGATAGAACAATTGAAGAAAATAAGAAGTGAGGATGCAAGAGCTAATGAGAAAGTTGTGAGCATTGTTTCAGCTCGGGAGCAGAGCTGGTTGAATGAGAAGAAGAGGCTTGGACTGCGAATCGGCGCGTTAATGAATGATTTAAGAGTTCTTGTTTCGAATAAGAACAAGTCCATCTCTGTATTGAATGCAAAGTTGGAGGAAAATGAAGCTCTTTTGAGGTTAAGGGATGAGTCCATTGAGGAAAAGGAGAAGAAGAGAGTGGAGATTGAAGAGAAGCTAGAGAAGGCTTCCAATCTTGTGGAGGAGTTGAAAGAATGCGTGTATCTTGAAGCTCGACGCCATTCTAGCGAAGTTTCGAAGCATAAAACTGCGTTTATGGAGCTTGTATCAAACCAACGACACCTCGAATCAGAGATGGGACGAGCCCTTAGGCAAGTTGAAGCAGTAAAACAAGAACTTGATTTGGCATTGGAGCAAAAGGAGCAGTCTATCTTGATGACTCAACGATTATCCGTGGAACTTGGTAAGATGAGCAAGGATTCGGAACAGAAAGATCGAGTTTTATCAGCTACGCTGAGGAAGTCAAGATTCGACATTGCTGAAAAACATGTGCTTTTAAAGGAGTTGAAATCGTTAAAAACCAAGAAAAACCAAGGTGAGCTAGAAGCAAAAAGGTCGAAGGCGTTTTCGGAGTCTAAAGACAAACTGTATCCAAGTTGTATCTCAAATGGGCTCGAAATTGTTTCTCTTGTATCGGATCCGTATTCAACCGATGGACCTGTGGAAACTC AGGTATTTTCTGACGTAGAAAATCTGGAAAATTTGGTGAACTCTGAGGCAGTCAAGTACAAGTTAGCCATTGAGCAAAGGCATCACCTTGAAGTAGAAGCTTTTGTAGATCAACTAAGACTCAAAGATGAAAAGTTAGAAACTTTGCACCGGTGTTTGCTAAGCATGGAACTCGAATCAAAGCGGTTCCAGGCACATATCGAAGGCCTCAATCACGATATTGAACAACTCCGGCAACACAACATTAAGTTGGAAGGTGTACCGTTGGACCGCAAAGCGGAATTACATGAACCTGAAGAGCATATTGTATTACAGTTCAATCCTCCAAATCGCAAGAAACCGAGTGTCAACACTTCTCCAAACGAGGCGACGATAGCCCACGATGCAGTTTGGACGAAAGTAAAGGTTTTTAGAAGAAAACCAGAACAGAAAAGGCAAGAAATGGAGGCAATAGGTGATGAAATTTCTCAAGAAGTGGGGAATCCTAAAGCAAATGATATAGTTTTGGCACTTCAACCAGGGCTGGTTCGTCTTCACCAGGAACGTTTCGAGACACAGGACGTTGCAAGTTCCGAAACATCAACATCTGTAATCCATGAAGTAAGCAAGAAAATTAATCCGAAGATTGATATTCATGCCCTCGGAATCTCGTACAAGATTAAGCGGCTTAAGCAGCAACTACTCATGCTCGAGAGGCTTACAGGAAAGCAAGAAAATAGTGAGAACAGTGACAAAAACGTACATTTTGGAGTTGAGGGATTCTACACACTTTTGTCACACTTGAACAAACAAGTGGACAGGTATCAATCACTTTCGGGGAAAATCGACCATCTTTGCAAGAGAATG CATGAGAACAACCAGAGTTCGAACCGCGGAGTTGCTAAAACAGAAGAAGAAACCAAAAGATTGGAGCTTTTTCTCGAAGAAACGTTTCAGCTTCAGAGATATATAGTTGCAACAGGGCAAAAACTAATGGAACTGCAAGCTAAGCTTGCACCTGGCTTTGTTGGTGAAGTGGAAGCCATTGAACAGCTAGTAAAATTCGACATGAAACGGTTTGCTGAAAGTATTAGAACCCTCTTCAGAGAAGTTCAAAGAGGCCTCGAAGTTCAAATATCTCGTATGATCGGGGATCTTGAAGGAACCCTTGCATTTGATGGGATCATACATCTGAAAAGGTGA
- the LOC140862680 gene encoding uncharacterized protein, whose amino-acid sequence MEPWDVRHCALNHSNTFCEEEPIEDGDGFQDDPEWLIVSKVTALSILTYFETYIHKVPCRTSDRTGNKFMEEVLNGHEIRCYQAFRLTKPVFLDLCHELTQKYELYPTRGMSIYEEVGIFLMTCAHGTDNRLLQEIFNHSGETISRHFHRVLKVVGKLVEDIIKPHSEYNEGKGYHMSQHQRYKPFFYDCIGAIDGTHVKTRLPQGKEIPYIGRKGFPTQNILAVVDFNMCFTFVWAGWEGAAHDNRIFGEAIRRPELNFPHQKGKKYYLVDAGYSHMPGYMDPYKGENIRNCVERTFGVWKARWNILADMPYFHIDTQREIVLATMTIHNYIRKKNVSDEAFQMAEYESYQPSIERNISIANSTAENEDNPSNKRNRDIPIIFGQSFLATGGAKIDVKKGKLTTQIEDKEVTFNVFELGIHPEREREREREERKLKPDEGAERCYKIEVMEEQRKELDIVKKIVKMYKKKRDQIKKV is encoded by the exons ATGGAGCCTTGGGATGTTCGACATTGTGCTTTAAATCACTCAAATACATTTTGTGAGGAGGAACCAATTGAAGATGGAGATGGATTCCAAGACGATCCAGAATGGTTGATTGTAAGCAAAGTAACGGCACTTAGCATTTTAACGTATTTCGAGACTTATATTCATAAAGTTCCATGTCGCACATCTGACCGAACCGGTAATAAATTCATGGAAGAAGTATTAAATGGACATGAAATAAGGTGTTACCAAGCTTTTCGTCTGACAAAGCCTGTATTCTTGGATTTGTGTCATGAGTTAACCCAGAAATATGAATTGTATCCCACCAGGGGAATGTCGATCTATGAAGAAGTCGGAATTTTTTTGATGACTTGTGCTCATGGTACAGATAATAGACTGCTACAAGAGATATTTAATCATTCAGGTGAAACCATATCAAGACATTTCCATAGAGTTCTGAAAGTTGTTGGTAAGCTAGTTGAAGATATAATTAAACCTCATTCCGAGTATAACGAAGGCAAAGGATACCATATGTCTCAACATCAACGATACAAGCCATTTTTTTAT GATTGCATTGGGGCAATTGATGGTACACATGTTAAGACACGATTACCGCAAGGAAAAGAAATCCCATATATTGGACGCAAAGGTTTTCCTAcgcaaaatattcttgcagTTGTAGATTTTAATATGTGTTTTACATTTGTGTGGGCTGGATGGGAAGGAGCTGCTCATGATAATAGAATATTTGGAGAAGCTATTCGTAGGCCGGAACTTAATTTTCCTCACCAAAAAGGAAAGAAGTATTACTTGGTTGATGCTGGATATTCACATATGCCAGGATATATGGATCCTTATAAAGGTGAGAATATAAG GAATTGTGTTGAACGTACATTTGGAGTTTGGAAAGCAAGATGGAATATTTTGGCTGATATGCCTTATTTTCATATTGATACGCAAAGAGAAATTGTGCTGGCAACAATGACAATTCACAACTACATAAGAAAGAAAAATGTTTCAGACGAGGCATTCCAAATGGCTGAATATGAAAGTTATCAACCATCTATTGAACGAAATATATCTATCGCTAACTCTACGGCTGAGAATGAAGACAATCCTAGCAAT AAGAGGAACCGTGATATTCCCATAATTTTTGGGCAATCTTTCTTAGCCACTGGTGGAGCAAAGATTGATGTGAAGAAAGGTAAATTGACTACGCAAATTGAAGATAAAGAGGTCACCTTCAACGTTTTTGAATTGGGAATCCAcccagagagagagagagagagagagagagaggagaggAAGTTGAAACCAGATGAAGGAGCGGAACGATGTTACAAAATTGAGGTGATGGAAGAGCAAAGGAAAGAGCTCGACATTGTGAAGAAGATTGTAAAGATGTACAAGAAGAAGAGGgatcaaatcaagaaagttTGA
- the LOC140866539 gene encoding phytolongin Phyl2.2-like has translation MIWDPELIYYACIAKGTTVLTEFNSKDAALGAIAVRCLEKTPPFHSTFTHTIRSKTYTFLIDEPFVYFVISHEKLENSEALVFLKSLRDAFGEVLNNEKNLKKLSSYCYQGEFNPVFHQLLGSGLGHTNGISSPMGQRMGQSGILHYGLHFDGGNGWKKMTNWLFGEFNSGRRDTEENYHNNGGKGIGLSREFSLISHKNAGLYSPELMGLQNAKKVWRKQVWVVLSLDFIVCVILFVVWLWICSGFECIAS, from the coding sequence ATGATTTGGGATCCGGAGCTGATCTACTACGCCTGCATTGCAAAGGGTACCACGGTGTTAACCGAATTCAACTCTAAAGACGCCGCACTCGGTGCAATCGCGGTCAGATGCCTCGAGAAAACTCCACCGTTTCATTCCACATTCACCCATACAATCCGATCGAAGACCTACACTTTCTTGATCGACGAGCCCTTTGTTTATTTCGTGATATCCCATGAGAAACTGGAGAATTCTGAGGCCTTGGTGTTTCTGAAGAGCTTGAGGGATGCGTTTGGAGAGGTTTTGAATAAtgagaagaatttgaagaaattgAGCTCCTATTGTTATCAAGGGGAATTCAATCCGGTGTTCCACCAGCTGCTGGGATCAGGATTGGGTCATACGAATGGAATTTCTTCGCCAATGGGGCAGAGAATGGGCCAAAGTGGGATCTTGCACTATGGGTTGCACTTCGACGGGGGCAACGggtggaagaagatgacgaATTGGTTGTTTGGGGAATTCAATAGTGGAAGGAGAGATACGGAGGAGAATTATCATAACAATGGGGGGAAGGGTATCGGATTGAGTCGTGAATTTTCACTGATTTCGCATAAGAATGCAGGGTTATACTCACCAGAGTTGATGGGCTTACAAAACGCGAAGAAAGTTTGGAGGAAGCAAGTTTGGGTTGTTCTGTCGCTTGATTTTATCGTTTGTGTGATCTTGTTTGTTGTCTGGTTGTGGATTTGCAGTGGGTTTGAGTGCATCGCCAGCTGA